The Desulfomicrobium orale DSM 12838 genome includes a window with the following:
- the argF gene encoding ornithine carbamoyltransferase, which translates to MKHFLSILDLKPEEALSLVVRAREMKRENYRSTLLSGKVLAMIFEKASTRTRVSFEVGIRHLGGDTIFLTPADSQLGRSEPLKDTARVLARYVQGMVVRTFAQKNVEDLARFGGIPVINALTDLYHPCQVMSDMLTISELADNFRDLTIAWVGDGNNMAHSWINASIYFGFTLNVACPGDYMPDTLVLERALSMGARVFVTDEPKTAVAGAHFVNTDVWASMGQEAEQKKREKAFAGYCLTDELLSLADPGVKVLHCLPAHRGEEITEAVFESARSIVFDQAENRLHMQKAILEWVFS; encoded by the coding sequence ATGAAGCATTTCTTGTCCATCCTGGATCTCAAACCCGAGGAAGCCCTGAGTCTTGTGGTCCGGGCCCGCGAAATGAAGCGGGAAAATTACCGTTCCACCCTGCTGTCGGGAAAGGTGCTGGCCATGATTTTCGAAAAGGCCTCCACCCGGACCCGGGTTTCCTTTGAGGTCGGCATCCGCCATCTGGGCGGGGACACCATTTTTCTGACTCCGGCCGATTCCCAGCTGGGTCGCAGCGAGCCCCTGAAGGATACGGCGCGGGTGCTGGCCCGGTATGTTCAGGGCATGGTGGTGCGCACCTTTGCCCAGAAAAACGTGGAGGACTTGGCCCGGTTCGGCGGCATCCCGGTCATCAACGCCCTGACGGACCTGTATCATCCTTGCCAGGTCATGAGCGACATGCTCACAATTTCCGAACTCGCTGATAATTTCAGGGATCTGACCATCGCTTGGGTGGGCGACGGCAACAACATGGCCCATTCGTGGATCAATGCCAGCATCTATTTCGGTTTCACCCTGAACGTGGCCTGCCCCGGGGACTACATGCCGGACACCCTGGTGCTGGAACGGGCTCTGAGCATGGGGGCGAGGGTTTTCGTCACGGACGAACCCAAGACCGCCGTGGCCGGAGCCCATTTCGTGAATACGGACGTTTGGGCCTCCATGGGGCAGGAGGCGGAACAGAAAAAGCGGGAAAAGGCTTTTGCCGGTTACTGCCTGACCGATGAACTGCTTTCCCTGGCCGATCCCGGCGTGAAGGTGCTGCACTGCCTGCCCGCGCATCGGGGCGAAGAGATCACCGAGGCCGTGTTCGAGAGCGCGCGGTCCATTGTCTTCGACCAGGCCGAAAACCGCCTGCACATGCAGAAAGCCATTCTGGAGTGGGTGTTTTCGTAG
- a CDS encoding argininosuccinate synthase encodes MSKIEKVVLAYSGGLDTSAILKWIRKNYDCEVITMTADLGQGEELDGLEEKALSTGASKAFVVDLREEFVADYVFPMFRANAVYEGGYLLGTSIARPLIARKLVEIALAEGAQAVAHGATGKGNDQVRFELSTLALAPHLKTIAPWREWDLNSRSQLLAFCQENGIPVPVTREKPYSCDRNLLHLSFEGGELEDPWSEPGPGTYVMSVNPEQAPDAPEEITLEFEQGNPVVLNGERLSPAGMLAALNALGGRHGIGRLDIVENRFVGMKSRGVYETPGGTILQRAHRDLEGICMDRELLHLRDSLIPRYAEMVYNGYWFAPEREALQALMDKAQETMTGTVRLKLYKGGVYPLARKSPYSLYNPALATFEKDEIYNQADAAGFIRLNGLRLQARRAFADRLKR; translated from the coding sequence ATGAGCAAGATAGAAAAAGTCGTACTGGCCTATTCCGGCGGCCTGGACACTTCCGCCATCCTGAAGTGGATCAGGAAAAATTACGATTGCGAGGTCATCACCATGACCGCCGATCTGGGGCAGGGCGAGGAACTGGACGGTCTGGAGGAAAAAGCCCTGAGCACCGGAGCCAGCAAGGCTTTTGTGGTGGATTTGCGGGAAGAATTCGTAGCCGATTACGTCTTCCCCATGTTCCGGGCCAATGCCGTGTACGAGGGGGGCTATCTGCTGGGCACGTCCATCGCCCGGCCCCTCATCGCCAGGAAACTGGTGGAAATCGCTCTGGCCGAGGGCGCGCAGGCCGTGGCCCACGGCGCTACGGGCAAGGGCAATGATCAGGTCCGTTTCGAGCTCTCCACTCTGGCCCTGGCTCCGCATCTGAAGACCATTGCCCCCTGGCGGGAATGGGACCTCAATTCCCGGTCACAGCTGCTGGCCTTTTGTCAGGAAAACGGCATCCCCGTGCCCGTGACCCGTGAGAAACCCTACTCCTGCGACCGCAATCTGCTGCATCTGAGCTTCGAGGGCGGGGAGCTCGAAGATCCGTGGTCCGAGCCGGGGCCGGGCACCTATGTCATGAGCGTCAACCCGGAGCAGGCCCCGGATGCGCCCGAGGAAATCACTCTGGAATTCGAGCAGGGAAACCCTGTGGTTTTAAACGGCGAACGTCTTTCCCCGGCCGGAATGCTCGCGGCCCTGAATGCTCTGGGCGGCAGGCACGGCATCGGGCGGCTGGACATCGTGGAAAACCGCTTCGTGGGCATGAAGTCCCGCGGGGTGTACGAAACGCCGGGCGGCACAATCTTGCAGCGCGCCCATCGCGATCTGGAAGGCATCTGCATGGACCGCGAACTGCTGCATCTGCGCGACTCGCTCATTCCGCGCTATGCCGAGATGGTCTACAACGGCTACTGGTTCGCGCCCGAACGCGAGGCCTTGCAGGCTCTCATGGACAAGGCCCAGGAAACGATGACCGGCACGGTGCGCCTTAAGCTCTACAAGGGCGGCGTCTATCCGCTGGCCCGCAAGTCGCCGTATTCTCTGTACAACCCGGCTCTGGCCACCTTCGAGAAGGATGAAATCTACAACCAGGCCGACGCGGCGGGTTTCATCCGCCTGAACGGCCTGCGGCTCCAGGCCCGGCGGGCCTTCGCGGACCGGCTGAAGAGGTAA